Proteins from a genomic interval of Dermacentor variabilis isolate Ectoservices chromosome 8, ASM5094787v1, whole genome shotgun sequence:
- the LOC142590485 gene encoding uncharacterized protein LOC142590485 produces MSLAETINTKAACHAPSKVVGQVEVGMQCSLPLADKSVGCCFKAWSVSRSMQSMETPDRLSSTSASRPSISLSTANCDNLKPGCLHRCQSCDYETDKLYHLETHASVHTDKKPFQYPSCSQSFSPQAHLKEHLCTHISEESYHCPSCSRSFSGKFNLMRHLLMHTGEKPYQCPSCSRSFLQKAHLKEHLHTHTGKKPFECPSCSRSFSRKTHLKSHLHTHTGEKPFKCPSCLQSFSQKAKLKCHLRTHTGEKPFQCPSCSRSFLQKAHLKEHLRTHTGEKPFECPSCSRSFSRKTHLKSHLRTHTGEKPFQCPSCLQSFSEKAKLKSHLPTHTGEKPFECPSCSQSFSRKTHLKSHLRTHTGEKPFQCPSCLQSFSQKAILKLHLRTHTGEKPYQCSSCSRSFSQKGNLMTHLRTHTEEKPFQCSSCVKSFSQKGSLKSHLRTHTGEKPFHCPSCSRSFSQKTHLKGHLRSHTGEKPFECPSCSRSFSRNTHLKSHLHTHTGKKP; encoded by the exons ATGAGTCTTGCTGAAACTATCAATACCAAAGCGGCATGCCACGCCCCTTCCAAGGTCGTTGGTCAGGTCGAAGTTGGCATGCAGTGCAGCTTGCCTCTGGCTGACAAGTCTGTCGGGTGCTGCTTCAAAGCATGGAGCGTGTCGAGGAGCATGCAGAGTATGGAGACTCCGGATCGGTTAAGCTCGACCTCAG cATCGAGGCCTTCTATTTCTCTATCAACTGCCAACTGTGACAACTTGAAGCCAGGATGCCTCCACCGATGTCAATCATGCGATTATGAGACTGATAAACTTTATCATCTGGAAACACATGCCAGCGTCcatactgacaagaagccatttCAGTACCCTTCATGCTCACAGAGCTTCTCACCACAGGCCCACCTGAAAGAGCACCTGTGCACTCACATAAGCGAGGAGTCATATCACtgtccttcatgctctcggagcttctcaggaAAGTTCAACCTTATGAGACACCTGCTCAtgcacacaggcgagaagccatatcagtgcccttcatgctctcggagcttcttaCAAAAGGCCCACCTGAAAGAGCACCTGCACACCCACACAGGCAagaagccatttgagtgcccttcatgctctcggagcttctctaGAAAGACCCACCTGAAAAGCCACCTTCACACTCACACAGGGGAGAAGCCATTtaagtgcccttcatgccttcagagcttctcacaaaaggcaAAGCTGAAATGCCACCTGCGTactcacacaggtgagaagccatttcagtgcccttcatgctctcggagcttcttaCAAAAGGCCCACCTGAAAGAGCACCTGCGCACCcatacaggcgagaagccatttgagtgcccttcatgctctcggagcttctcgcgAAAGACCCACCTGAAAAGCCACCTTCGCACCCACactggcgagaagccatttcagtgcccttcatgccttcagagcttctcagaaaaggCAAAGCTAAAATCCCACCTGCCCacacacacaggcgagaagccatttgagtgcccttcatgctctcagagttTCTCACGAAAGACCCACCTGAAAAGCCACCTTCGCACCCACactggcgagaagccatttcagtgcccttcatgccttcagagcttctcacaaaaggccATCCTGAAATTGCACCTGCGCacacacacaggcgagaagccatatcagtgctcttcttgctctcggagcttctcacaaaagggcaaCCTTATGacacacctgcgcacccacacagaagagaagccatttcagtgctctTCATGCGTtaagagcttctcacaaaagggcagCCTGAAGTCCCACCttcgcacccacacaggtgagaagccatttcactgcccttcatgctctcggagcttctcacaaaagACCCACCTGAAAGGGCACCTGCGCAGCCACACGGGCGAGAAAccatttgagtgcccttcatgctctcggagcttttCACGAAACACCCACCTGAAAAGCCACCTGCACACTCACACAGGCAAGAAGCCATAG